The following coding sequences are from one Veillonella rodentium window:
- the rpoZ gene encoding DNA-directed RNA polymerase subunit omega, with amino-acid sequence MMVKPPLKALENQVDSKYTLVTLAAKRARELTDGSPCLAEHTHATDKPVSLAFYEIAEGEVTYKRTKEGIK; translated from the coding sequence ATGATGGTAAAACCTCCATTGAAAGCATTAGAAAATCAAGTAGACAGCAAGTATACATTGGTAACATTGGCAGCAAAACGAGCTCGTGAGCTCACTGACGGCAGTCCTTGCCTTGCTGAACATACACATGCTACCGACAAGCCTGTATCTTTGGCATTTTATGAAATTGCTGAAGGTGAAGTCACTTATAAACGCACTAAAGAAGGCATTAAATAA
- the gmk gene encoding guanylate kinase, translating to MSDRGLLIVISGPSGAGKGTICSNIRKEMPNLVYSVSMTTRKPRVGEEEGVNYFFRSKDEFESLLAEDAFLEYAKVYDNYYGTPKQHVMDLLDEGKSVLLEIDIQGAMQVKERFSDAVFIYIVPPSLTELSERLHNRGTDAKEVIDKRLSLACSELALAHRYDYIVVNDDLADASEKVASILRAESCKISRNKEQIQFIYKQYQESKEK from the coding sequence ATGTCAGACAGAGGATTGTTAATCGTTATATCCGGGCCGTCTGGTGCAGGTAAAGGAACCATTTGTTCTAATATTCGAAAAGAAATGCCGAATTTAGTCTACTCTGTTTCCATGACGACACGTAAGCCACGAGTCGGCGAGGAGGAAGGCGTAAATTACTTTTTCCGATCAAAGGATGAATTTGAATCTCTTTTGGCGGAAGATGCCTTTCTGGAGTATGCTAAAGTATATGATAATTACTATGGCACACCTAAGCAGCATGTAATGGATCTATTGGATGAGGGTAAAAGTGTACTGTTGGAAATCGATATACAGGGGGCGATGCAGGTAAAGGAACGCTTTAGTGATGCCGTATTTATCTATATCGTACCTCCGTCCTTAACAGAGTTATCCGAGCGGCTGCATAATCGAGGAACCGATGCAAAAGAGGTCATTGATAAGCGTTTATCTTTAGCGTGTTCCGAACTAGCATTGGCGCATCGCTATGATTATATTGTTGTCAATGATGATTTAGCGGATGCTTCGGAGAAGGTAGCCTCTATCTTGCGGGCCGAGTCCTGTAAGATCAGTCGCAATAAAGAACAAATTCAATTTATTTATAAGCAATATCAAGAGTCTAAGGAGAAGTGA